The Candidatus Koribacter versatilis Ellin345 genome has a segment encoding these proteins:
- a CDS encoding recombinase A: protein MSTASLLRSQIESALAPRVPVVFSTCAQVSRPVQTTGIAALDRLTGGGLPVGAVCELFGPECSGRTSVALAFLAQITREGTACAWIDVADSLDPESAAACGVDLRRLLWVRCSDAETRRARGKMWSRLDQALRAADLVLQAGGFGAVVFDMGAVPPEKALRVPLASWFRFRAAAERTQATFLLLSQVSCAKSCSALQLKLDRLRTRQEGGQVLSGLQFHAELVRDRFSAAKKPSAAVAAWGQSTPWVTSCTP from the coding sequence ATGAGCACCGCTTCCCTGTTGCGTTCCCAGATCGAATCGGCCCTGGCGCCACGCGTCCCCGTGGTCTTCAGCACCTGTGCGCAGGTCTCGCGACCGGTGCAAACCACCGGAATCGCCGCGCTCGACCGGCTTACCGGCGGTGGATTGCCCGTCGGCGCGGTCTGCGAGCTATTTGGCCCGGAATGTTCTGGCAGAACCAGCGTTGCGCTGGCGTTTCTGGCGCAAATTACGCGGGAAGGCACGGCGTGCGCGTGGATTGACGTGGCAGATTCGCTGGATCCGGAGTCGGCGGCGGCGTGTGGCGTGGATTTACGGCGCTTGCTGTGGGTACGGTGCTCGGACGCGGAAACGCGGCGCGCGCGCGGCAAAATGTGGTCGCGACTGGACCAGGCGCTGCGCGCGGCGGACCTAGTGCTTCAGGCCGGTGGTTTCGGCGCGGTGGTCTTTGATATGGGCGCGGTTCCGCCGGAAAAGGCGCTACGCGTGCCGCTAGCGTCCTGGTTCCGGTTCCGCGCGGCGGCGGAGCGCACGCAGGCCACGTTTCTGCTGCTTTCGCAGGTTTCGTGCGCGAAAAGCTGTTCGGCGCTGCAGTTGAAGCTGGACCGCCTGCGCACGCGGCAGGAGGGCGGGCAGGTACTGAGCGGCCTGCAATTCCACGCAGAACTGGTGCGCGACCGCTTTTCCGCCGCAAAAAAGCCGTCGGCAGCGGTGGCGGCGTGGGGGCAATCCACGCCGTGGGTGACGTCATGTACGCCGTAA
- the nrdR gene encoding transcriptional regulator NrdR, whose product MRCPFCAHPEDKVVDSRESKEGESIRRRRECLKCEKRFTTYERIDEIPYMVVKKDGRRERFDRQKVLNGLMRACEKRPVSIGKLEAIVNEAETFVIDSPERERRTSEIGQLIMEHLKKYDKVAYVRFASVYLDFKDVREFLSELQDLLNHKDPAAVATVKPIK is encoded by the coding sequence ATGCGCTGCCCATTTTGCGCCCATCCCGAAGACAAGGTGGTGGACTCGCGCGAGAGCAAAGAAGGCGAATCCATTCGCCGACGCCGCGAGTGCCTGAAGTGCGAAAAGCGCTTCACCACCTACGAGCGCATTGACGAAATCCCCTACATGGTCGTCAAAAAAGACGGCCGCCGCGAGCGCTTCGACCGCCAAAAAGTTCTCAATGGCCTGATGCGCGCCTGCGAAAAGCGTCCCGTCTCCATCGGCAAGCTCGAAGCCATCGTCAACGAAGCCGAAACCTTCGTCATCGATTCCCCCGAACGCGAACGCCGCACCAGCGAAATCGGCCAACTCATCATGGAGCACCTCAAGAAGTACGACAAAGTGGCCTACGTGCGCTTCGCTTCCGTCTATCTCGATTTCAAAGATGTCCGCGAGTTCCTCTCCGAACTCCAGGACCTGCTGAACCACAAAGATCCAGCGGCCGTCGCGACGGTCAAGCCCATCAAGTAA
- a CDS encoding lytic transglycosylase domain-containing protein — MRKWLAAATMFFGATAFASAAELAVLQNGFTIRHERHEVVGETTRLYTGANAEDFIEVPTAQIASYAPDDTPAVAGPEAPKVIDLHAVIKDAGIRHGLDPDFIASVVHAESGYNVKAVSPKGAQGLMQLMPKTAAGLGVRDSFDPEANIEAGTKYLRALLDQYNGDVIKALAAYNAGVQRVAQYHGLPPFHETQAYVRRIVVEYNRKKAEQRKVAAKTQALAKKPAVATASSQ, encoded by the coding sequence ATGCGTAAGTGGCTTGCAGCAGCAACGATGTTTTTCGGCGCGACGGCCTTCGCCTCCGCTGCCGAACTCGCCGTGCTGCAAAACGGATTCACCATCCGCCACGAACGCCACGAAGTGGTAGGCGAAACCACGCGCCTCTACACCGGCGCGAACGCCGAAGACTTCATCGAAGTCCCCACCGCCCAAATCGCTTCTTACGCACCCGACGATACTCCCGCAGTCGCCGGGCCAGAAGCTCCGAAGGTCATCGATCTCCACGCCGTCATCAAAGATGCCGGCATCCGTCACGGCCTCGATCCTGACTTTATCGCCAGCGTCGTGCACGCTGAGAGCGGCTACAACGTGAAGGCCGTCTCGCCCAAAGGCGCGCAAGGCCTCATGCAGTTGATGCCCAAAACCGCCGCCGGTCTCGGCGTGAGAGACAGCTTCGATCCCGAAGCCAACATCGAAGCCGGCACCAAATATCTCCGCGCGTTGCTCGACCAGTACAACGGCGACGTCATCAAAGCTCTCGCCGCTTACAACGCTGGCGTGCAGCGAGTCGCGCAATACCACGGCCTGCCGCCCTTCCACGAGACGCAAGCCTATGTCCGCCGCATCGTCGTGGAATACAACCGCAAGAAAGCCGAACAGCGCAAAGTGGCCGCCAAAACCCAAGCCCTCGCGAAGAAACCCGCCGTCGCCACCGCCTCATCCCAGTAG
- a CDS encoding dipeptidase: MYQATRLHKFEAKSDGSLVIVRSGSDLQRFMSKRKPHSVAVLLGAEGAQPLEGKLANLDDLYAVGFRMMSPTHFTDTEVGGSASGQGKAGLTELGRQWVRAMESKNMLIDLAHASPETVRDVTTIATRPVVVSHTGVKGTCNNNRNLSDEELRAVAKTGGLIGIGFWETAVCGRDAAAIVRAIRYAVSVVGADHVALGSDFDGSTTMPFDATGLPMITEGLKSAGLSEHDIRLIMGENVANLLSHTLPE; encoded by the coding sequence CTGTACCAGGCAACTCGCCTCCACAAATTCGAAGCGAAATCGGATGGCTCTCTCGTAATCGTCCGCTCGGGTTCAGACTTGCAACGATTCATGTCCAAAAGGAAGCCCCACAGCGTTGCCGTACTCCTAGGTGCGGAAGGCGCTCAGCCTCTGGAGGGAAAGCTTGCGAATCTCGACGACCTTTATGCTGTCGGCTTTCGTATGATGTCACCCACCCACTTCACCGACACCGAAGTCGGGGGCTCCGCATCAGGACAAGGAAAAGCAGGTCTTACCGAGCTCGGACGCCAATGGGTGCGCGCTATGGAATCGAAGAACATGCTCATAGATCTCGCGCACGCCTCGCCGGAAACCGTACGCGACGTCACCACAATCGCCACACGTCCTGTCGTTGTTTCTCACACCGGGGTGAAAGGGACTTGCAACAACAATCGCAATTTGTCCGACGAGGAACTCCGCGCGGTTGCCAAGACGGGTGGGCTGATCGGCATCGGCTTTTGGGAAACCGCTGTCTGCGGCCGCGATGCCGCCGCGATCGTTCGTGCCATTCGTTATGCTGTCAGCGTCGTTGGCGCAGACCACGTCGCCTTAGGTTCTGACTTCGACGGTTCGACCACGATGCCCTTCGATGCCACGGGGCTCCCCATGATCACGGAAGGTCTCAAAAGCGCCGGACTTTCCGAACACGACATCCGCCTCATCATGGGTGAGAACGTCGCTAACCTGCTCTCGCATACACTCCCAGAGTAG
- a CDS encoding serine hydrolase domain-containing protein: MNQSELVAKLRSHMDELSRKDEFSGVVLLAKDGVPVFEQAYGLANREYNVPNNIETKFNLGSINKLFTRIAIGQLVIEGKVGLDDPMGKYLPDYPNKEAQKATIRQIAMMRSGIGDFFGAKFRDTPKDRIRTIADFMALLAAEPLAFEPGTKEAYSNGGFVVLGAVIEKVSGQSYYDYVREHICKRLGMESTDFYEADGMTSNLATGYTSQTEDDDHGPRRNNIYTRPARGSSAGGGYSTARDLLKLANALEARKLTNPVFAPDVPKPADMPFAALRGTGIAGGAPGINADMESSLPGGYTVIVLSNYDPPSATKVARQVREWMGLREY; the protein is encoded by the coding sequence GTGAACCAGTCGGAACTGGTTGCGAAACTGCGCTCGCACATGGACGAGTTAAGCCGAAAGGACGAGTTCTCCGGTGTTGTGCTGCTTGCGAAAGACGGAGTGCCGGTGTTTGAGCAGGCGTATGGCCTGGCGAACAGGGAATACAACGTTCCCAATAACATTGAAACGAAGTTCAACCTGGGGTCCATCAATAAGCTGTTCACGAGAATCGCAATTGGCCAACTGGTGATCGAGGGCAAGGTCGGACTGGACGATCCGATGGGGAAGTACCTGCCCGACTATCCGAACAAAGAGGCGCAGAAAGCCACGATCCGGCAGATTGCGATGATGCGGTCGGGGATAGGAGATTTCTTTGGGGCGAAGTTCCGCGATACGCCGAAGGACAGGATCCGCACGATCGCGGATTTCATGGCGCTGCTTGCGGCAGAGCCGCTAGCGTTTGAGCCAGGAACGAAAGAGGCGTATTCCAACGGCGGATTTGTAGTGCTTGGTGCGGTAATCGAAAAAGTCTCGGGGCAGAGCTACTACGACTATGTTCGCGAGCACATCTGCAAGCGGCTGGGCATGGAAAGCACCGACTTCTACGAGGCGGATGGGATGACGTCGAACCTGGCCACCGGCTATACCAGCCAAACTGAGGATGACGACCACGGGCCAAGGCGGAACAATATCTACACTCGTCCGGCAAGGGGTAGCTCGGCGGGCGGAGGGTACTCGACGGCGCGCGATTTGCTGAAGCTGGCGAATGCTCTGGAAGCGCGTAAGCTGACGAACCCGGTGTTTGCGCCGGATGTGCCGAAACCAGCCGATATGCCCTTTGCTGCTCTGAGAGGTACCGGAATTGCAGGCGGGGCGCCCGGAATTAATGCGGATATGGAATCGTCACTGCCGGGCGGCTACACGGTGATTGTGTTGTCGAATTACGATCCGCCAAGCGCGACGAAGGTAGCGCGGCAAGTGCGGGAATGGATGGGATTGAGGGAGTATTAA
- a CDS encoding isocitrate dehydrogenase (NAD(+)) has translation MTYKITLIPGDGIGPEVTSAAVRVLEATGLKFEWESFAAGAEAYEKYKEYIPKELNESIERTRIGLKGPVTTPIGGGFSSINVELRKRFELYANVRPIRNLPGVHTRYPGVDLVVVRENTEGLYSGIEHEVVPGVVESLKIITEKASTRISKFAFNYARKMGRKKIHSIHKANIMKMSDGLFIRCSRNISKEYPEIIYGEHIVDNTCMQLVMNPYQYDILLLENLYGDIVSDLCAGLVGGLGLAPGANIGERASIFEAVHGSAPDIAGKNIANPTAVIRSGILMLRHLDEQDAANRVKAAVHHVYREGKHLTRDMGGTTSTSEFADKVVEAIHSKDLVVPAPPVQSPA, from the coding sequence ATGACCTACAAGATCACACTCATTCCCGGCGACGGCATCGGCCCTGAAGTCACCTCCGCTGCCGTGCGCGTCCTCGAAGCCACCGGACTCAAGTTCGAGTGGGAAAGCTTCGCCGCCGGCGCCGAGGCCTACGAAAAATACAAGGAATACATCCCGAAAGAACTGAACGAATCCATCGAGCGCACCAGGATCGGCCTCAAGGGTCCAGTCACCACTCCGATCGGTGGCGGATTCTCCAGCATCAACGTTGAACTGCGCAAGCGCTTCGAGCTCTACGCGAACGTCCGGCCAATCCGCAATCTTCCAGGCGTGCACACTCGTTATCCCGGCGTCGATCTCGTCGTGGTGCGCGAGAACACCGAAGGCCTCTACTCCGGCATCGAGCACGAAGTTGTCCCCGGCGTAGTCGAGAGCCTGAAGATCATCACCGAGAAGGCCAGCACCCGCATCTCCAAGTTCGCGTTCAACTACGCGCGCAAGATGGGCCGCAAGAAGATCCACTCCATCCACAAAGCCAACATCATGAAGATGTCCGATGGCCTCTTCATCCGCTGCTCGCGCAACATCTCGAAGGAATATCCCGAGATCATCTACGGCGAGCACATTGTGGACAACACCTGCATGCAACTGGTGATGAACCCCTACCAGTACGACATCCTGCTCCTCGAAAATCTCTATGGCGACATTGTCAGTGACCTCTGCGCCGGATTAGTCGGCGGCCTCGGCCTCGCTCCCGGCGCCAACATCGGCGAACGCGCGAGCATCTTTGAAGCCGTTCACGGCTCCGCTCCCGACATCGCGGGCAAGAACATCGCCAATCCCACGGCTGTCATCCGCAGCGGCATCCTCATGCTCCGCCACCTCGACGAGCAGGACGCCGCCAACCGCGTCAAAGCCGCCGTCCACCACGTCTACCGCGAAGGCAAACACCTCACCAGGGACATGGGTGGCACTACGTCCACCAGCGAATTCGCCGATAAAGTCGTCGAGGCCATCCACAGCAAAGACCTCGTCGTCCCCGCACCGCCGGTACAAAGTCCAGCGTAA
- a CDS encoding tetratricopeptide repeat protein, with amino-acid sequence MTERVGTIGLMFGFGGLFSIGGILVIAALVHFVRKRPDFFWIWVILFLGPLGALIYLAVEALPELTDPGAFRFVQRGSRRKELEAAVVDNPSAGNYEELGQIYLDEEKWAKAKDAYDHAISARTDSIDPFYRRAVAETELGQFDAAVADLERVVREDPKYDFQRAPGLLAYAYWKTGQNERATQMFEAATQTSTLTETQYHYAEFLASQGRNAGAKKLLDGILAKRHNMPGFQKRRERPWFRRTEALRKTLPAA; translated from the coding sequence ATGACAGAGCGGGTTGGTACTATTGGATTGATGTTTGGGTTTGGCGGGCTGTTCAGTATCGGCGGGATTCTGGTGATCGCGGCGCTGGTGCACTTTGTGCGCAAGCGGCCGGACTTCTTTTGGATCTGGGTCATTCTGTTTCTTGGACCACTGGGGGCATTGATCTATCTCGCGGTGGAGGCGTTGCCGGAGTTGACCGATCCGGGAGCGTTCCGATTTGTGCAGCGCGGTTCGCGAAGGAAAGAGCTCGAAGCGGCGGTGGTGGATAACCCGTCGGCGGGGAACTACGAAGAGCTGGGCCAGATTTATCTCGACGAAGAGAAATGGGCGAAGGCGAAGGACGCTTATGATCACGCGATCTCCGCGCGGACGGATTCGATTGATCCCTTCTATCGCCGGGCGGTGGCGGAGACCGAACTCGGGCAGTTCGACGCGGCGGTAGCCGATCTGGAGCGCGTAGTGCGCGAAGATCCGAAATATGACTTCCAGCGCGCGCCGGGGTTGCTCGCGTACGCGTACTGGAAGACCGGCCAGAACGAGCGTGCAACGCAGATGTTTGAAGCTGCGACGCAGACTTCAACGCTGACCGAGACGCAGTATCACTACGCGGAGTTCCTGGCTTCGCAGGGCAGAAATGCGGGGGCAAAGAAGTTGCTGGATGGAATCCTCGCAAAGCGACACAATATGCCCGGATTTCAGAAACGTCGCGAGCGCCCGTGGTTTCGACGAACGGAAGCGCTGCGCAAGACCCTGCCTGCCGCGTAA
- a CDS encoding lysylphosphatidylglycerol synthase transmembrane domain-containing protein: MKNKRAIISILVVVVVIGLILIQVKAWRNFDWGTFLKYTESVNILGVITAIVVIYFNYFLRATRWRVFLRSRQAVRAMDLVPSQIIGFTGLALLGRPGEFIRPYLIARKVNLSFASQLVVWTAERLCDVISVATILALTLIIRPDFRHFFVLPHIRTKALLAIAAFFLLIAAVLIFSHGLRRKIQRLIGDLSRSVAHDFISFVEIIGTSLVMWVLIASSYYFTLHAYPALHDKIHITDVPLIMGASTLGSVIQLPGVGGGSQLAVIGILSSPIFGLGHELAVSAGIMLWLVTFFSVTPTGLFLAHREKLSFTRLSSESQAEEEAAEKAEA, translated from the coding sequence ATGAAGAACAAACGCGCCATCATCTCCATCCTCGTCGTCGTTGTTGTCATCGGCCTCATCCTCATTCAAGTCAAAGCCTGGCGTAATTTCGACTGGGGCACGTTCCTCAAGTACACCGAATCGGTCAACATCCTCGGCGTAATCACCGCCATCGTCGTTATCTACTTCAACTACTTCCTTCGCGCCACGCGCTGGCGCGTCTTTCTGCGCTCGCGCCAGGCCGTCCGCGCCATGGATCTCGTCCCCTCGCAGATCATCGGCTTCACCGGCCTTGCTCTTCTCGGACGCCCCGGCGAATTTATCCGTCCTTATCTCATCGCGCGCAAAGTCAATCTAAGCTTCGCATCGCAACTCGTGGTCTGGACCGCCGAGCGCCTCTGCGACGTGATCTCCGTCGCCACCATCCTCGCGCTCACGCTCATCATTCGTCCCGACTTCCGCCACTTCTTCGTCCTTCCCCACATTCGGACCAAGGCTCTTCTCGCCATCGCCGCTTTCTTCCTGCTGATCGCCGCCGTACTCATCTTCAGCCACGGCCTGCGCCGCAAGATCCAGCGCCTGATCGGCGACCTCAGCCGCTCCGTTGCGCATGACTTCATCTCGTTCGTCGAGATCATCGGCACGTCGCTAGTGATGTGGGTCCTGATCGCCAGTTCGTATTACTTCACGCTGCACGCCTACCCTGCGCTCCACGACAAAATTCACATCACCGACGTCCCACTCATCATGGGTGCCAGCACGCTCGGCTCCGTAATCCAGCTCCCCGGCGTCGGTGGAGGCTCACAGCTCGCAGTCATCGGCATCCTCTCGTCGCCCATTTTCGGACTCGGCCACGAACTCGCCGTCAGCGCCGGCATCATGCTCTGGCTGGTGACTTTCTTCTCCGTAACCCCGACGGGCCTCTTCCTCGCTCACCGCGAAAAGCTCTCGTTCACGCGCCTCTCCAGTGAAAGCCAAGCCGAAGAAGAAGCCGCCGAAAAAGCTGAAGCGTAA
- a CDS encoding DNA polymerase Y family protein, with protein sequence MYAVIYAREFPAQALLRLRPELRQKPVAVMEGEPPREFVCAANEFAYRMGVQRGMTRPQMEVLEAVETLRRSRAEEDAARAALLECAGRFSPRVEELRFEYTLAVGADISGTEKLLGTTEQIVRRMCEHAAVMGMEVSVAASCNFDAALCWAKAHAGTKVISPGEERKTLAAVPVDVLDLTLDQSVTFSLWGVHTLGELAALPQAELIARLGQDGKRLRELACGEHQHLLKPVGEPFVLREEIEFEADVESLDSVMFVLAPMLQQLCLRVQSRALALASVTVQCGLDGGTTHTRTVRPVLPTIDHQALLKLIHLDLIANPPGAAVVALRVFTETNRPSRAQLGLFSPQFPEPMRLEVTLARLAAVVGGEDRVGAPELVDSHRRDAFQIRHFSEPTLRLKPEGWGTHGVAGMRVLRPSEVVFVQKLHERPHQFVFRSEQYMVMECYGPWLASGDWWGAEKWERRQWDVVASSHSGKPLCCQLASSANEWWVEVLYD encoded by the coding sequence ATGTACGCCGTAATCTACGCGCGCGAGTTCCCGGCGCAGGCGTTGCTGCGGCTGCGGCCGGAACTGCGCCAGAAACCCGTCGCGGTGATGGAGGGCGAGCCGCCGCGCGAATTCGTGTGCGCCGCGAACGAATTCGCGTACCGCATGGGCGTGCAGCGCGGGATGACGCGTCCGCAGATGGAAGTTCTGGAGGCGGTGGAGACGCTGCGGCGGTCGCGCGCGGAAGAAGACGCGGCGCGCGCGGCATTGTTGGAGTGCGCTGGACGGTTTTCGCCGCGCGTGGAGGAGTTGCGCTTCGAATACACGTTGGCGGTGGGCGCGGATATCAGCGGGACGGAGAAACTGCTCGGTACGACGGAGCAGATCGTCCGGCGAATGTGCGAACACGCTGCGGTCATGGGGATGGAAGTTTCGGTGGCCGCTTCCTGCAACTTCGACGCGGCGCTGTGCTGGGCCAAGGCGCACGCGGGAACGAAGGTCATTTCCCCGGGTGAAGAACGCAAAACGCTGGCGGCGGTACCGGTGGATGTCCTCGACCTTACGCTGGATCAGTCGGTGACGTTCTCGCTGTGGGGCGTGCACACGCTTGGCGAACTGGCGGCGCTGCCGCAGGCGGAGTTGATCGCGCGGCTCGGACAGGACGGCAAGCGTCTGCGCGAGTTGGCGTGCGGCGAGCACCAGCACTTGCTGAAGCCGGTGGGTGAGCCATTTGTGTTGCGGGAAGAGATCGAATTCGAGGCCGACGTGGAGTCGCTGGATTCGGTGATGTTCGTACTTGCGCCGATGCTGCAACAGCTTTGTTTGCGAGTGCAATCAAGGGCGCTGGCATTGGCGTCGGTGACGGTGCAATGCGGGCTCGATGGCGGTACGACGCATACGCGCACGGTGCGTCCGGTGCTGCCGACGATCGATCACCAAGCGCTACTGAAGCTGATCCACCTGGATTTGATTGCGAACCCACCGGGGGCGGCAGTGGTGGCACTGCGCGTATTTACCGAGACCAACCGGCCATCGCGCGCGCAGTTGGGGCTGTTTTCGCCGCAATTTCCGGAGCCGATGCGGCTGGAAGTGACGCTGGCGCGGTTAGCGGCGGTGGTCGGTGGGGAGGATCGCGTGGGCGCGCCGGAGTTGGTGGACTCGCATCGGAGGGATGCGTTTCAGATCAGACACTTTTCTGAACCCACCCTCCGGCTAAAGCCGGAAGGGTGGGGGACCCACGGTGTTGCGGGGATGCGCGTTTTAAGGCCCTCCGAAGTCGTGTTCGTGCAGAAACTGCATGAGCGGCCGCATCAGTTTGTGTTTCGCAGCGAGCAGTACATGGTGATGGAGTGCTACGGGCCCTGGCTGGCGAGCGGAGATTGGTGGGGCGCGGAGAAGTGGGAGCGTCGGCAGTGGGACGTGGTGGCGAGTTCACATAGCGGTAAACCGCTGTGCTGCCAGTTGGCGTCTTCGGCGAATGAGTGGTGGGTGGAGGTGTTGTATGACTGA
- a CDS encoding Cof-type HAD-IIB family hydrolase: MSRIRLISIDIDGTLLNSQNELSAANLSALHRAHDEGIQIVLGTGRRHAFALPIAEALGFDLWMISSNGAVTRSTRDEHFFMDLLPAKVARDLCIYMGDEFRANTVITFERPGKGALIVERTDELTESIQRWIEKNSQFIEFIVPIETGIVTDPIQAMFCGTIAKMELAQAKLLAWPGRDQVTVLKTQYDHRNLCIVDILNRDCSKGHALQRFADSRGISRDEIVAIGDNFNDIEMLQVAGHPFIMGNASNELKQNGWPVTLTNDESGVAAVIDQVLAEATTNA; the protein is encoded by the coding sequence GTGTCCCGCATCCGCCTCATCTCCATCGACATAGATGGCACCCTGCTGAACTCGCAAAACGAGCTTTCGGCCGCGAACCTCTCTGCCCTGCACCGCGCTCACGACGAAGGCATCCAAATCGTCCTCGGCACCGGACGCCGCCACGCCTTCGCCCTGCCCATCGCCGAAGCCCTCGGCTTCGACCTCTGGATGATCAGCTCCAACGGTGCCGTAACCCGCTCTACCCGCGACGAGCACTTCTTCATGGACCTGCTCCCCGCGAAGGTGGCTCGCGACCTCTGCATCTACATGGGCGACGAATTCCGGGCCAACACCGTCATCACCTTCGAGCGCCCGGGCAAAGGCGCGCTCATTGTCGAGCGCACCGACGAGCTCACCGAATCCATCCAGCGCTGGATCGAAAAAAACTCACAATTCATTGAGTTCATCGTCCCAATAGAGACAGGAATTGTGACCGACCCGATCCAAGCCATGTTTTGCGGCACCATTGCCAAGATGGAACTCGCGCAGGCGAAGCTTCTCGCGTGGCCCGGCCGCGACCAGGTCACGGTGCTCAAAACCCAGTACGACCACCGCAACCTCTGCATCGTCGACATCCTCAACCGCGATTGCTCCAAGGGCCATGCTTTGCAACGCTTTGCCGACTCTCGCGGTATTTCCCGGGACGAAATCGTCGCCATCGGCGACAACTTTAACGACATTGAAATGTTGCAAGTTGCCGGACATCCGTTCATCATGGGCAACGCCTCGAATGAACTGAAGCAGAACGGCTGGCCCGTCACTCTCACCAACGATGAGAGCGGTGTCGCCGCCGTAATCGACCAGGTACTCGCGGAAGCAACGACGAATGCGTAA
- a CDS encoding aldo/keto reductase yields the protein MEYRLLGGSGLKVPVLSFGAATFGGKGEFFGAWGKTDVAQASRMVDMCVAAGVNFFDTADIYSQGASEEILGEAIKGKRSNLLISTKATFPMGEGPNDLGSSRYHLIQACEASLRRLQTDYIDVYHLHGFDYSTPIEETLRTLDTLVTSGKVRYIACSNFSGWHLMKSLAISEKYGWSRYVAHQVYYSLIGRDYEWELMPLGIDQKVGAIVWSPLGWGRLTGKIRRGKPLPEVSRLHKAADGGPIVADEYLYNVVDALDEVAKEVGKTIPQVALNWLLQRPTVANVIIGARNEEQLAQNLGAVGWNLSTEQVRRLDAASDVTPIYPYWHQRQFVSRNPLAQISA from the coding sequence ATGGAATATCGACTGCTCGGCGGTTCTGGACTCAAGGTGCCGGTGCTCAGCTTCGGCGCAGCGACATTTGGCGGTAAGGGCGAATTCTTCGGCGCGTGGGGTAAAACCGACGTAGCCCAAGCCTCTCGCATGGTGGACATGTGCGTGGCAGCGGGCGTCAACTTCTTCGATACCGCCGACATTTATTCACAAGGCGCCTCCGAAGAAATTCTTGGTGAAGCGATCAAGGGCAAACGCTCGAACCTCCTGATCTCGACAAAAGCCACATTCCCCATGGGCGAGGGACCAAACGATCTCGGCTCCTCTCGTTATCACCTGATCCAGGCGTGCGAAGCCAGCCTGCGGCGCCTACAAACGGATTACATCGACGTCTATCACCTCCACGGCTTCGACTATTCCACGCCGATCGAAGAAACGCTGCGCACCCTCGACACGCTCGTGACCAGCGGCAAAGTGCGTTACATCGCGTGCTCGAATTTCTCTGGCTGGCACCTGATGAAGTCGCTGGCGATCTCCGAGAAATACGGCTGGTCGCGCTACGTCGCGCACCAGGTGTACTACTCGCTCATCGGCCGCGACTACGAGTGGGAATTGATGCCGCTCGGAATCGACCAGAAAGTCGGCGCCATCGTATGGAGCCCGCTGGGCTGGGGCCGCCTCACCGGTAAAATCCGCCGCGGCAAACCGTTGCCGGAGGTGAGCCGCTTGCACAAAGCCGCTGACGGCGGGCCGATCGTCGCCGACGAATACCTCTATAACGTGGTGGACGCGCTGGACGAAGTGGCGAAAGAGGTCGGCAAAACCATCCCGCAGGTGGCGTTGAACTGGCTTCTCCAGCGCCCAACCGTGGCAAATGTGATCATCGGCGCGCGCAACGAGGAGCAGTTGGCGCAAAACCTGGGCGCGGTGGGGTGGAATTTATCCACCGAGCAGGTGCGGCGGCTGGATGCCGCCAGCGATGTGACTCCGATCTATCCCTATTGGCATCAACGGCAATTCGTCTCACGCAATCCTCTGGCGCAGATTTCTGCATAA
- a CDS encoding Zn-dependent dipeptidase, which translates to MIKKLTWISAILVLLLGSGILAATQLVETRYNKVRTPPPYSVKSELHQSLFIADLHADSLLWGRDLLKRSTIGHVDLPRLQEANVSLQVFTVVTTAPRRLNVNQNSSETVRTLTSSGRWPSPSTGRQTLGTAPNNARCTRQLASTNSKRNRMALS; encoded by the coding sequence GTGATAAAGAAGCTCACGTGGATATCGGCCATTCTTGTTCTATTGCTTGGTTCTGGCATTCTTGCGGCGACACAGCTCGTTGAAACCCGCTACAACAAAGTCCGCACTCCACCTCCATATTCCGTGAAATCCGAACTTCACCAGAGCCTCTTCATCGCGGACCTTCACGCCGATTCGCTTCTCTGGGGCAGAGACCTTTTGAAGCGCTCAACCATTGGTCACGTGGATCTACCGCGATTGCAGGAGGCCAATGTCTCGCTGCAGGTCTTCACTGTCGTCACCACAGCTCCACGCAGGCTCAACGTCAACCAGAACAGTTCGGAAACAGTTCGGACACTGACCTCGTCCGGACGCTGGCCATCGCCGAGCACTGGCCGACAGACACTTGGAACAGCCCCAAACAACGCGCGCTGTACCAGGCAACTCGCCTCCACAAATTCGAAGCGAAATCGGATGGCTCTCTCGTAA